In Metarhizium brunneum chromosome 3, complete sequence, a genomic segment contains:
- the LAF3_1 gene encoding Protein LONG AFTER FAR-RED 3 — MGDLGTDQDLTVFVNGNIYQSPTNNVDNPSFASGMVVQNGTIQHIGSEHDDAVSTAKQSGANIQDLGGQTILPGFIDGHLHLLLVGQSLTKVSLDACKNLEDIRTEIKKYAQSHQDVSRIFCRGWMHSMTPEGVDATLLDDLDPRPIFVDTKDLHSTWCNSLGLKEICKVMDINDDTPDPAGGSIQRDKDGKPNGVFNEGAVFQTIWPFVARVASMEEKKDAIQSAFKAFNAVGYTGMIDMAMDDTIWEPLVALRNDTNGLQGMRVAAYWLMKPTDSLDSVLAQVDRAAELARLYNAETTPDCRIVGVKVITDGIIDACTASLTEPYCNGENPDSLWPEDLLHHLVARAHAAGLQVALHAIGDRTIQMAIDVLEKNTDKSRRPRIEHLELASARDAARLGKLGITASIQPVHSDPAILRAWPRLIGDDRCKRAFAYREFADGGAPLALGSDAPTAPHEPLPNLYVATTRRSYREPGFDTAVNPHFALTMCQAVAGATHGSAYSSFADQWTGSLKAGLKADFVVCDVDLKPENVVKGVVRETWFEGKQVYKAS, encoded by the coding sequence ATGGGAGACTTGGGCACCGATCAAGACCTTACGGTCTTCGTCAATGGCAACATCTACCAGTCACCGACCAACAACGTAGACAACCCAAGCTTTGCCTCGGGTATGGTCGTTCAAAACGGCACCATTCAACACATCGGCTCGGAACACGATGACGCCGTAAGCACCGCCAAACAATCCGGCGCAAACATCCAGGACCTCGGCGGCCAGACGATTCTCCCGGGATTCATTGACGGCCACTTGCACCTCCTCCTCGTGGGACAGTCCCTCACCAAAGTCAGTCTTGACGCATGCAAGAATCTAGAGGATATTCGAACAGAGATCAAAAAGTACGCGCAATCTCACCAAGACGTTTCACGCATTTTTTGTCGAGGATGGATGCATTCCATGACGCCCGAGGGCGTAGATGCCACGCTGTTAGATGACTTAGATCCGCGGCCTATTTTTGTAGATACCAAGGACTTGCATTCTACCTGGTGCAACTCCCTTGGTCTCAAGGAGATTTGCAAAGTCATGGACATCAACGACGACACACCAGATCCAGCGGGGGGGAGTATCCAGCGtgacaaggacggcaaacCGAATGGAGTGTTCAATGAAGGTGCCGTCTTTCAGACCATCTGGCCCTTTGTAGCACGGGTGGCGAGcatggaggagaagaaggacgctATCCAGTCCGCTTTCAAGGCGTTCAATGCCGTGGGATACACGGGCATgatcgacatggccatggacgacACCATTTGGGAGCCACTGGTGGCGTTGAGGAACGACACGAATGGCTTGCAAGGCATGCGAGTAGCCGCATACTGGCTCATGAAACCGACTGATTCTCTGGACAGTGTCCTTGCGCAGGTTGATCGTGCTGCCGAGTTGGCGAGACTGTACAATGCTGAAACCACGCCAGACTGTCGCATCGTAGGCGTAAAGGTCATCACGGACGGCATCATCGATGCATGCACCGCGTCTCTGACAGAGCCGTACTGCAACGGCGAGAACCCCGACTCCTTGTGGCCGGAAGACCTCCTTCACCATCTCGTCGCGCGAGCTCACGCCGCAGGATTACAAGTTGCTTTGCACGCCATTGGCGACCGCACAATCCAAATGGCAATCGACGTGCTGGAGAAGAACACGGACAAATCTCGACGTCCTCGCATCGAACATCTCGAGCTAGCGTCCGCCAGAGATGCCGCTCGTCTCGGCAAACTCGGCATCACAGCATCCATTCAGCCCGTTCACTCGGACCCGGCGATCCTGCGCGCCTGGCCACGTCTCATCGGCGACGACCGCTGCAAGCGGGCCTTTGCCTATCGTGAGTTTGCAGATGGCGGAGCTCCTTTGGCGCTGGGATCAGACGCGCCAACCGCTCCTCATGAGCCGTTGCCTAATCTATATGTTGCTACTACGAGGCGCTCGTATCGGGAGCCTGGATTCGACACGGCGGTGAATCCTCATTTTGCACTTACTATGTGTcaggctgttgctggtgccacGCATGGATCCGCCTACTCGAGCTTTGCGGATCAGTGGACGGGGAGCTTGAAGGCTGGGCTGAAGGCGGATTTTGTCGTGTGTGACGTCGATTTGAAGCCAGAGAACGTCGTGAAGGGTGTTGTGAGAGAGACGTGGTTTGAGGGGAAGCAGGTGTATAAGGCCAGTTGA
- the sme1 gene encoding Small nuclear ribonucleoprotein E, translating into MTGRGGGGGRRVLLPPINMIFKLLQSNATVSVWLYEQLSIRIEGKIRGFDEFMNLVIDDAVEVSQVTKTNDKETRRQLGQILLKGDNVSLIQSLSN; encoded by the exons ATGACTGGTCgcggtggtggcggcggtcGCCGAGTCTTGCTCCCTCCTAT TAACATGATCTTTAAGCTGCTTCAATCC AATGCTACTGTTAGTGTTTGGCTGTACGAGCAGCTTTCAATCCGTATCGAGGGAAAGATCCGA GGATTTGACGAATTCATGAACCTTGTCATCGACGATGCCGTGGAAGTCTCTCAAGTTACGAAAACCAACGACAAGGAGACTAGAAGGCAATTGG GCCAAATCTTGCTCAAGGGGGACAACGTTTCACTGATCCAAAGCTTGTCAAACTAA
- the RPC1_0 gene encoding DNA-directed RNA polymerase III subunit RPC1 yields MAYETHILAKQQLVDEVPKRFKGIKFGIQSNQDLTNQAVVEVSNRLLYDIQNGRAPYAHGPLDPRLGTSNKFGKCSTCHETLKNCNGHFGYVNLPLPAFHIGYLRFIVTILQNICKTCSHVLLQDNDRQTFLKELRRPHLDNLRRSQICKRINEHCRKVKSCPHCTSINGQVRKIGVLKLTHDKFSSYNKSTSVKKVPPVAKTQFDESFATARNGNPELSKHLHKAVEDLNPLRVLGLFQRIGSVDCELLGLNPSEGRPEMFIWQYLPAPPVCIRPSIAQDNASNEDDLTTKLADIIWVSGMIRSALQKGSPIQTIMEQWEYLQTQVAIYINSDVPGLQQPGFGKPIRGICQRLKGKQGRFRGNLSGKRVDFSGRTVISPDPNLGIDEVAVPQLVAKNLTYPERAQRQNIEKLRRCIRNGPNVWPGAQCVLKMREGGYKISLKFADTELIANKLCIGDVVERHIEDGDIVLFNRQPSLHKLSIMSHFVKVRPWRTFRLNECVCNPYNADFDGDEMNLHVPQTEEARTEAMSLMGVKHNLITPKSGEPIIAATQDFITAAYLLSYKDRFFDRKTFTTICIHMLDGGTQLDLPPPAIIVPKTLWTGKQIFNVLMRPNNRSPVMVNLDARCKSFVTRPGQCPDMDPNDGWLVVRNSQVMCGQMDKSTVGSGKKDSIFYVILRDYGPDEAVSAMNRLAKLCARYLTNRGFSIGVGDVYPTASLRKEIDHLVSTAYRKCDNIIATFQTGSLEKAPGCDKEQTLENSISGVLSKVRQQAGEHCINTLSRHNAPLIMAKSGSKGSDINVAQMVSLVGQQIIGGQRVPDGFQDRSLPHFHKNARQPPSKGFVKNSFYSGLLPTEFLFHAISGREGLVDTAVKTAETGYMSRRLMKSLEDLSVKYDNTVRTSGGNIVQFQFGADNLDPADMEGAGTPVQFHRTWTHAESLTRDDDEPSLIPHEIGIICDSMLESYRSRYVRKGLLHNEELDYEDDSDYGIDEHESGRKFLKSIKSYIDGLASRLRKVREIAGYQGNTPSRETAQDHVDRTAKVAATTLRLFIRLCLDKFTKAHVEPGHPVGAVGAQSIGEPGTQMTLKTFHFAGVAGMSITQGVPRINEIINASKAISTPVITCPLLNKWQIEAAKVVKARIEKTYISDILCFIEVEWGSQSGHIVMQVDTDTLANMQAGVGVFNVAQAICEQRKLKVRPEDITVDKDIIFVRIRETDDLPSRSKNKSAAVGSRDMMLRANFLRRTLPSVPISGYPDATRALIETTEENTYRVLVEGYGLRACMATEGVVGTQVRTNSVMECGQVLGIEAARTTIANEIAEVMGYMGIDPRHMQLLADVMTYKGEVLGITRFGLSKTRDSVLHLASFEKTADDLFDAVAGMKMDRIEGVSESIILGQTMSVGTGGLDVVRYLGLRPGDLCEKPTLFEDSWRAEQRRRRNRAVALLQG; encoded by the exons ATGGCATATGAAACTCATATCCTGGCCAAACAACAGCTTGTTGATGAGGTGCCCAAGCGCTTCAAAGGCATCAAGTTCGGCATACA GTCTAACCAAGACCTCACAAATCAAGCTGTTGTTGAGGTCTCAAACAGGTTGCTTTACGATATTCAGAATGGTCGCGCTCCTTATGCACATGGTCCACTCGATCCTCGGCTG GGAACTTCAAACAAGTTCGGAAAATGCTCTACATGTCACGAGACTCTAAAGAATTGCAATGGGCATTTTGGCTATGTTAATCTACCGCTGCCAGCGTTTCATATCGGATACTTGAGGTTTATTGTGACCATTTTGCAAAACATTTGCAAA ACCTGTAGTCATGTGTTACTTCAAGACAATGATCGACAAACCTTTCTCAAAGAACTACGACGCCCTCATCTCGATAACCTTCGCCGAAGCCAGATTTGCAAGAGGATAAACGAGCACTGCCGCAAGGTCAAGAGTTGTCCTCATTGTACCTCCATCAACGGACAGGTTCGTAAAATCGGCGTGCTTAAACTTACACATGACAAGTTCTCGTCCTACAATAAGTCCACTTCTGTGAAAAAGGTACCACCGGTAGCCAAGACCCAATTTGACGAATCGTTTGCCACGGCTCGTAACGGCAACCCGGAACTTTCTAAGCATTTACATAAAGCTGTAGAAGACCTTAATCCACTTAGGGTGCTTGGGCTCTTTCAGCGTATTGGGTCGGTCGATTGTGAACTGCTCGGATTAAACCCTTCAGAGGGCCGGCCTGAGATGTTTATCTGGCAGTATCTCCCAGCTCCTCCTGTCTGCATAAGGCCCTCCATCGCCCAAGACAATGCCAGCAACGAGGATGACCTGACTACAAAGCTAGCTGATATTATATGGGTTAGTGGCATGATTCGGTCCGCATTACAAAAGGGTTCCCCAATTCAGACTATTATGGAGCAGTGGGAATACTTGCAAACCCAAGTCgctatatatattaatagcgATGTCCCCGGTTTACAACAACCTGGATTTGGGAAGCCAATCAGGGGGATTTGTCAACGTCTAAAGGGTAAGCAAGGGCGATTCCGTGGAAATCTCTCCGGCAAACGTGTTGACTTTTCTGGTCGAACCGTCATCTCGCCCGACCCCAATCTTGGCATTGATGAAGTGGCGGTGCCTCAACTAGTTGCCAAGAACCTTACATACCCGGAAAGGGCACAGCGGCAAAATATCGAGAAACTGCGGCGGTGCATCAGAAATGGTCCGAACGTCTGGCCCGGTGCCCAATGCGTTCTGAAAATGAGAGAGGGGGGGTACAAGATATCTCTCAAATTCGCTGATACTGAGCTAATCGCCAATAAGCTATGCATCGGAGATGTTGTCGAGCGTCACATTGAGGATGGCGACATCGTTTTGTTTAACCGGCAGCCATCACTACACAAGCTGAGCATTATGAGTCATTTCGTCAAGGTCCGACCTTGGAGAACGTTCCGACTTAACGAATGCGTTTGCAATCCATATAACGCCGATtttgacggcgacgagatGAATCTGCATGTCCCACAAACAGAAGAAGCGCGTACTGAAGCGATGAGTCTTATGGGGGTTAAGCATAACCTAATCACTCCAAAAAGTGGTGAGCCTATTATTGCTGCTACTCAGGACTTTATTACCGCCGCGTATCTACTTAGTTATAAGGACCGCTTCTTTGACCGGAAGACATTTACGACAATTTGCATACACATGTTGGACGGAGGGACTCAGCTAGACCTTCCGCCACCAGCAATTATCGTGCCAAAGACGTTATGGACCGGCAAGCAGATATTCAACGTCTTAATGCGGCCTAACAATCGATCACCAGTTATGGTCAATCTCGATGCTAGATGCAAAAGTTTTGTGACCCGGCCAGGCCAGTGTCCCGACATGGACCCTAATGACGGCTGGCTCGTGGTACGGAATTCTCAAGTAATGTGTGGCCAAATGGATAAGTCCACCGTGGGTTCTGGGAAAAAAGACAGCATCTTTTATGTCATTCTCCGAGACTATGGTCCAGACGAGGCTGTTAGTGCTATGAATCGCCTGGCGAAGCTGTGCGCACGGTATCTAACAAACCGAGGGTTTTCCATCGGCGTCGGCGATGTGTACCCAACCGCGAGCCTCAGGAAAGAAATCGACCATCTAGTCTCGACTGCATATAGGAAATGCGACAATATAATTGCCACATTTCAGACCGGTAGTCTAGAGAAGGCTCCTGGGTGTGACAAGGAACAAACCTTGGAGAATTCTATATCCGGTGTCCTTAGCAAAGTCCGACAACAGGCCGGTGAGCATTGCATCAACACGCTAAGCCGCCATAACGCGCCATTAATCATGGCCAAGTCAGGGTCTAAGGGCTCTGATATCAATGTGGCTCAGATGGTTTCTCTTGTTGGCCAACAGATTATAGGCGGCCAACGCGTACCTGACGGCTTCCAGGATCGAAGCCTACCACACTTTCATAAGAATGCTCGTCAGCCTCCCTCAAAGGGATTTGTGAAAAACAGCTTCTATTCCGGGCTTCTGCCTACTGAATTTTTATTTCACGCCATCTCGGGCCGCGAGGGACTAGTTGACACGGCGGTGAAAACCGCAGAGACGGGATACATGTCACGGAGGCTCATGAAGTCTCTAGAAGATCTCTCGGTTAAATATGATAATACCGTTCGCACATCCGGCGGCAATATTGTACAGTTTCAGTTTGGCGCGGATAACCTTGATCCCGCGGATATGGAGGGCGCCGGTACACCAGTCCAATTCCACCGGACCTGGACTCACGCTGAAAGTCTCACTCGAGATGATGACGAACCTTCATTGATACCGCACGAGATTGGTATAATATGCGATTCTATGCTAGAATCATATCGCAGCCGCTATGTACGTAAAGGTCTGCTGCATAATGAAGAATTAGATTATGAAGACGACAGTGACTACGGCATTGACGAGCATGAAAGCGGGCGAAAATTCCTCAAATCAATAAAAAGCTACATCGATGGCTTGGCCTCGAGATTGCGCAAAGTGCGCGAAATAGCCGGTTACCAAGGCAATACACCAAGTAGGGAAACGGCTCAAGATCACGTCGATAGAACGGCAAAAGTGGCGGCGACAACCCTCAGGCTCTTCATCAGACTTTGCCTGGACAAGTTTACCAAGGCTCATGTCGAGCCTGGTCATCCGGTTGGCGCTGTTGGTGCTCAATCGATCGGCGAGCCAGGAACCCAGATGACATTAAAGACGTTTCACTTTGCCGGCGTGGCTGGGATGAGCATTACCCAGGGCGTGCCCCGAATTAATGAGATTATCAATGCGTCGAAAGCTATCAGCACTCCGGTCATCACCTGCCCCCTACTAAATAAGTGGCAGATTGAGGCGGCAAAGGTTGTCAAAGCACGCATTGAGAAGACATACATATCCGATATCCTTTGCTTTATTGAGGTTGAGTGGGGTTCCCAAAGTGGTCATATTGTGATGCAAGTCGATACCGACACGCTTGCAAATATGCAAGCGGGAGTTGGTGTCTTTAACGTGGCACAAGCTATTTGCGAGCAACGAAAGCTGAAGGTCCGGCCGGAGGATATCACCGTTGATAAGGACATTATCTTTGTTCGTATCAGGGAAACCGATGATTTACCATCACGAAGCAAAAACAAGTCGGCGGCAGTTGGGTCCAGAGACATGATGCTCAGGGCCAACTTTCTTCGTCGGACACTTCCGTCCGTGCCCATCTCTGGCTACCCAGACGCAACACGAGCCTTGATCGAGACCACCGAGGAAAACACGTACAGGGTCTTGGTGGAGGGCTATGGCCTTCGGGCGTGCATGGCCACAGAAGGTGTTGTCGGGACGCAGGTCCGGACGAACAGTGTGATGGAATGCGGGCAGGTCCTGGGCATTGAAGCGGCCAGGACGACGATTGCGAATGAAATTGCCGAGGTGATGGGGTATATGGGCATTGATCCGCGGCATATGCAGTTGCTGGCTGACGTGATGACTTACAAGGGCGAGGTTCTTGGCATCACACGGTTTGGCTTGTCGAAAACGAGGGATAGCGTGCTACACTTGGCATCATTTGAGAAAACAGCCGATGATTTGTTTGACGCGGTTGCCGGCATGAAAATGGACCGCATTGAGGGAGTCTCGGAGTCCATTATCTTGGGGCAAACAATGAGTGTTGGAACTGGTGGGCTTGACGTTGTTCGCTACTTGGGTCTTCGGCCAGGCGATCTTTGCGAGAAACCGACCCTTTTTGAGGACTCGTGGAGGGCAGAACAAAGGCGGAGAAGGAACCGTGCGGTTGCTTTGTTGCAAGgttga